A genomic segment from Mustela lutreola isolate mMusLut2 chromosome 15, mMusLut2.pri, whole genome shotgun sequence encodes:
- the STARD3 gene encoding stAR-related lipid transfer protein 3 isoform X1, with product MNKLSGELARDLERSLPAVASLGSSLSHSQALSSHFFPPPPEKRRTISDVRRTFCLFVTFDLLFISLLWIIELNTNTGIRKNLEQEIIHYNFKTSFFDIFVLAFFRFSGLLLGYAVLRLRHWWVIAVTTLVSSAFLIVKVILSELLSKGAFGYLLPIVSFVLAWLETWFLDFKVLPQEAEEERWYLAAQAAVARGPLLFPGALSEGQFYSPPESFAGSDNESDEDIGKRSFSAQEREYIHQGKEAMAVVDQILAQEENWKFEKNNEYGDTVYTIEIPFHGKTFILKTFLPCPAELVYQEVILQPERMVLWNKTVTACQILQRVEDNTLISYDVSSGAAGGVVSPRDFVNVRRIERRRDRYLSSGIATTHCTRPPTHKYVRGENGPGGFIVLKSASNPRVCTFIWILNTDLKGRLPRYLIHQSLAATMFEFAFHLRQRVGELGARA from the exons ATGAACAAACTGTCTGGGGAGCTGGCCCGCGACTTGGAGCGCAGCCTGCCCGCCGTGGCCTCCCTCGGCTCATCGCTGTCCCACAGCCAGGCCCTCTCCTCGCACTTCTTCCCGCCCCCTCCGGAGAAGCGCCGCACCATCTCTGATGTCCGCCGCACCTTCTGTCTCTTTGTCACCTTCGACCTGCTCTTCATCTCCCTGCTCTGGATCATCGAGCTGAAC ACCAACACAGGCATCCGGAAGAACCTGGAGCAGGAGATCATCCACTACAACTTTAAAACGTCCTTCTTTGACATCTTT GTCTTGGCATTCTTCCGCTTCTCGGGACTGCTCCTGGGCTACGCGGTGCTGCGGCTTCGGCACTGGTGGGTGATTGCG GTCACGACGCTGGTGTCCAGCGCGTTCCTCATCGTCAAGGTCATCCTCTCCGAG ctGCTCAGCAAAGGGGCATTTGGCTACCTGCTCCCTATCGTCTCCTTTGTCCTTGCCTGGCTGGAGACCTGGTTCCTTGACTTCAAAGTCCTGCCACAGGAGGCCGAGGAGGAACGAT GGTATCTTGCTGCCCAGGCTGCTGTCGCCCGTGGACCCCTGCTCTTCCCTGGTGCTCTGTCCGAGGGCCAGTTCTATTCACCCCCAGAATCCTTTGCAG GGTCTGACAATGAATCCGATGAAGACATTGGGAAAAGAAGCTTCTCTGCCCAG GAACGGGAGTACATCCATCAGGGGAAGGAGGCCATGGCGGTGGTGGACCAGATCTTGGCTCAGGAGGAGAACTGGAAGTTTGAGAAGAACAAT GAGTACGGGGACACTGTGTACACCATCGAAATTCCTTTTCACGGCAAGACCTTCATCCtgaag accttcctgccctgccctgccgaGCTGGTGTACCAGGAGGTGATCCTCCAGCCCGAGAGGATGGTGCTGTGGAACAAGACCGTGACCGCCTGCCAG ATCCTGCAGCGAGTAGAGGACAACACTCTCATCTCCTACGATGTCTCTTCGGGGGCCGCGGGCGGGGTGGTCTCCCCCAG GGACTTCGTGAACGTGCGGCGCATTGAGCGACGCAGAGACCGCTACCTGTCCTCGGGCATCGCCACCACCCACTGCACCAGGCCCCCTACACACAAATATGTCAG GGGAGAGAACGGTCCTGGGGGCTTCATCGTGCTCAAGTCAGCCAGTAACCCCCGAGTCTGCACCTTCATCTGGATCCTTAATACAGATCTCAAG GGCCGCCTGCCCCGGTACCTCATCCATCAGAGCCTCGCGGCCACCATGTTTGAATTTGCCTTTCACCTGCGGCAGCGCGTCGGAGAGCTGGGGGCCCGGGCGTAA
- the PPP1R1B gene encoding protein phosphatase 1 regulatory subunit 1B isoform X2 yields MDPKDRKKIQFSVPAPPSQLDPRQVEMIRRRRPTPAMLFRLSEHSSPEEEASPHQRASGEGHHLKSKRPNPCAYTPPSLKAVQRIAESHLQSISNLGENQASEEEDELGELRELGYPREEDEEEEEEDDDEEEEEEEDSQAEILKSSRGPAGQKTACGQGLEGPWERPPPLDEPQRDGSSKEQVEDLALNEPGEEPQRPAHPEPGT; encoded by the exons ATGGACCCCAAGGACCGCAAGAAGATCCAGTTCTCGGTGCCTGCGCCCCCCAGCCAGCTAGACCCCCGCCAGGTGGAGATG ATCCGGCGCAGGAGGCCAACCCCTGCTATGCTGTTCCGGCTCTCAGAGCACTCCTCGCCAG AGGAGGAGGCCTCCCCTCACCAG AGAGCCTCAGGAGAGGGCCACCACCTCAAGTCGAAGAGACCCAACCCATGTGCCTACACACCCCCCTCGCTGAAAG CCGTGCAGCGCATTGCTGAGTCGCACCTGCAGTCCATCAGCAACCTGGGCGAGAACCAGGCCTCCGAGGAGGAAGATGAGCTGGGGGAGCTGCGGGAGCTGGGCTACCCAAGAGAGgaagacgaggaggaggaggaggaggacgatgatgaagaggaggaagaggaggaggacagcCAGGCTGAAATCCTGAAGAGTAGCAGGGGGCCTG CTGGGCAGAAGACAGCTTGTGGCCAGGGTCTGGAAGGACCCTGGGAGCGCCCACCCCCTCTGGATGAGCCCCAGAGAGATGGAAGCTCCAAGGAACAAGTGGAAGATCTGGCACTAAATG AGCCTGGGGAGGAGCCACAGCGCCCCGCCCACCCTGAGCCTGGCACATAG
- the TCAP gene encoding telethonin, with product MATAELICQVSEEDRERREAFWAEWKDLTLSTRPEEGCSLHEEDTERHETYHRQGQCRALVQRSPWLVMRMGLLGHGLQEYLLPYQRVLPLPIFTPAKMGAAKEEREDTPTQLRELLALETALGGQCVERQDVAEITKQLPPVVPVSKPGALRRSLSRSMSQEAQRG from the exons ATGGCCACTGCAGAGCTGATCTGCCAGGTGTCCGAGGAGGACCGTGAGCGGCGAGAAGCCTTCTGGGCTGAATGGAAGGACCTGACGCTGTCTACGCGGCCTGAGGAGGG TTGCTCTCTGCATGAGGAGGACACCGAGCGGCATGAGACCTACCACCGGCAGGGCCAGTGCCGGGCACTGGTGCAGCGCTCTCCCTGGTTGGTGATGCGGATGGGCCTCCTAGGCCACGGGCTGCAGGAGTATCTGCTGCCCTACCAGCGCGTGCTGCCACTGCCCATCTTCACCCCCGCCAAGATGGGTGCCGCCAAGGAGGAGCGCGAGGACACCCCCACCCAGCTGCGGGAGCTGCTGGCACTGGAGACAGCCCTGGGTGGCCAGTGTGTGGAGCGCCAGGACGTGGCCGAGATCACCAAGCAGCTGCCCCCTGTGGTGCCTGTCAGCAAGCCCGGCGCCCTGCGTCGCTCCCTGTCCCGCTCCATgtcccaggaagcacagagaggctGA
- the PPP1R1B gene encoding protein phosphatase 1 regulatory subunit 1B isoform X1 has translation MDPKDRKKIQFSVPAPPSQLDPRQVEMIRRRRPTPAMLFRLSEHSSPEEEASPHQQRASGEGHHLKSKRPNPCAYTPPSLKAVQRIAESHLQSISNLGENQASEEEDELGELRELGYPREEDEEEEEEDDDEEEEEEEDSQAEILKSSRGPAGQKTACGQGLEGPWERPPPLDEPQRDGSSKEQVEDLALNEPGEEPQRPAHPEPGT, from the exons ATGGACCCCAAGGACCGCAAGAAGATCCAGTTCTCGGTGCCTGCGCCCCCCAGCCAGCTAGACCCCCGCCAGGTGGAGATG ATCCGGCGCAGGAGGCCAACCCCTGCTATGCTGTTCCGGCTCTCAGAGCACTCCTCGCCAG AGGAGGAGGCCTCCCCTCACCAG CAGAGAGCCTCAGGAGAGGGCCACCACCTCAAGTCGAAGAGACCCAACCCATGTGCCTACACACCCCCCTCGCTGAAAG CCGTGCAGCGCATTGCTGAGTCGCACCTGCAGTCCATCAGCAACCTGGGCGAGAACCAGGCCTCCGAGGAGGAAGATGAGCTGGGGGAGCTGCGGGAGCTGGGCTACCCAAGAGAGgaagacgaggaggaggaggaggaggacgatgatgaagaggaggaagaggaggaggacagcCAGGCTGAAATCCTGAAGAGTAGCAGGGGGCCTG CTGGGCAGAAGACAGCTTGTGGCCAGGGTCTGGAAGGACCCTGGGAGCGCCCACCCCCTCTGGATGAGCCCCAGAGAGATGGAAGCTCCAAGGAACAAGTGGAAGATCTGGCACTAAATG AGCCTGGGGAGGAGCCACAGCGCCCCGCCCACCCTGAGCCTGGCACATAG
- the STARD3 gene encoding stAR-related lipid transfer protein 3 isoform X2 — protein MNKLSGELARDLERSLPAVASLGSSLSHSQALSSHFFPPPPEKRRTISDVRRTFCLFVTFDLLFISLLWIIELNTNTGIRKNLEQEIIHYNFKTSFFDIFVLAFFRFSGLLLGYAVLRLRHWWVIAVTTLVSSAFLIVKVILSELLSKGAFGYLLPIVSFVLAWLETWFLDFKVLPQEAEEERWSDNESDEDIGKRSFSAQEREYIHQGKEAMAVVDQILAQEENWKFEKNNEYGDTVYTIEIPFHGKTFILKTFLPCPAELVYQEVILQPERMVLWNKTVTACQILQRVEDNTLISYDVSSGAAGGVVSPRDFVNVRRIERRRDRYLSSGIATTHCTRPPTHKYVRGENGPGGFIVLKSASNPRVCTFIWILNTDLKGRLPRYLIHQSLAATMFEFAFHLRQRVGELGARA, from the exons ATGAACAAACTGTCTGGGGAGCTGGCCCGCGACTTGGAGCGCAGCCTGCCCGCCGTGGCCTCCCTCGGCTCATCGCTGTCCCACAGCCAGGCCCTCTCCTCGCACTTCTTCCCGCCCCCTCCGGAGAAGCGCCGCACCATCTCTGATGTCCGCCGCACCTTCTGTCTCTTTGTCACCTTCGACCTGCTCTTCATCTCCCTGCTCTGGATCATCGAGCTGAAC ACCAACACAGGCATCCGGAAGAACCTGGAGCAGGAGATCATCCACTACAACTTTAAAACGTCCTTCTTTGACATCTTT GTCTTGGCATTCTTCCGCTTCTCGGGACTGCTCCTGGGCTACGCGGTGCTGCGGCTTCGGCACTGGTGGGTGATTGCG GTCACGACGCTGGTGTCCAGCGCGTTCCTCATCGTCAAGGTCATCCTCTCCGAG ctGCTCAGCAAAGGGGCATTTGGCTACCTGCTCCCTATCGTCTCCTTTGTCCTTGCCTGGCTGGAGACCTGGTTCCTTGACTTCAAAGTCCTGCCACAGGAGGCCGAGGAGGAACGAT GGTCTGACAATGAATCCGATGAAGACATTGGGAAAAGAAGCTTCTCTGCCCAG GAACGGGAGTACATCCATCAGGGGAAGGAGGCCATGGCGGTGGTGGACCAGATCTTGGCTCAGGAGGAGAACTGGAAGTTTGAGAAGAACAAT GAGTACGGGGACACTGTGTACACCATCGAAATTCCTTTTCACGGCAAGACCTTCATCCtgaag accttcctgccctgccctgccgaGCTGGTGTACCAGGAGGTGATCCTCCAGCCCGAGAGGATGGTGCTGTGGAACAAGACCGTGACCGCCTGCCAG ATCCTGCAGCGAGTAGAGGACAACACTCTCATCTCCTACGATGTCTCTTCGGGGGCCGCGGGCGGGGTGGTCTCCCCCAG GGACTTCGTGAACGTGCGGCGCATTGAGCGACGCAGAGACCGCTACCTGTCCTCGGGCATCGCCACCACCCACTGCACCAGGCCCCCTACACACAAATATGTCAG GGGAGAGAACGGTCCTGGGGGCTTCATCGTGCTCAAGTCAGCCAGTAACCCCCGAGTCTGCACCTTCATCTGGATCCTTAATACAGATCTCAAG GGCCGCCTGCCCCGGTACCTCATCCATCAGAGCCTCGCGGCCACCATGTTTGAATTTGCCTTTCACCTGCGGCAGCGCGTCGGAGAGCTGGGGGCCCGGGCGTAA